The genomic region CCGGACCCCGGCCTGTTCTATACCTTCGGGTTGTACCAGGGCAATGCGCTGGGCGAGAACGCGAGCGAAACCTATAAACAGCTCCTGACCGATGCCTTGTTGCCGCGTTTGCTGATTCGTCTGGAAGAAGAACTCCGGCACAACGCCGGCAACACGGAAACGCTGTACGAAACCCTTAAAATCTATTTGATGCTGAGCGAACCCAAATCCGGGCATTTTAACAAGCACCTGATCCAGTCCTGGATGCAGTCGGATTGGCAGGAACACTTGCCGCGTAACGTCTCGGACGATCAGCGGCAATTGCTCGGAAAACATCTGACCGCGTTATTGGCTTCTTACCCGGGGACCCTGCCTTTCCAACCGGATTCGGCGCTGATCGGACAGGCGCAAAAACAGTTGCGAGCCGTTCCGCTGGAACAGCGCGTGTACGCCCAGCTCAAGACGATCGGATTGCGGCAAGGCTTGCCCGCGTTCAACGCCAGCGAAGAAGCCGCACCCAATGCCGTCCGGGTGTTCGAACGCGGCAGCGGCAAGTATTTAAGCGAAGGCGTGCCCGGATTTTATTCTTATGAAGGCTATCATCGAGTCTTTCTGCCGTCCATAGAAGACCGGTTGGACGATACGATCGAGGAAAGCTGGGTCATGGGCAACCGGGACGAAGCGTCGAAACCGGAAAACAGAAAGCATCTGGTCAGCGAAGTGCGTCGCCTTTACCTGGAAGACTACGCCCGGCAATGGAAGGCGTTTCTGAACGACATCAATATCCGGCCCCTGCCTTCGGCGGATCCTCAGCAAGCGATCGAAATCGTCAAAATTCTGTCCGACCCGGGCAATTCGCCTTTGCGAAAATTACTGGTGGCGATCGACCGGGAAACGTCTCTCGACCGGCCGGCCAAGGAAGGAGCCGATTCGGCAAAGCCCAAAAAAGACAGCGGTCTGAAAAAACTCTGGAACAAAATCCCGGGCGCACAAACCCTTACGAAAGAAGTGGGCGAAGCGACCGGCCTGATCGAGGCGCAGGCCGGACCCAATCCGGTCGATGAGGCGTTCGTCGATCTTCACCACCTCGTGCAAAACGGACTGGACAACCTCATCCACGGACTCGACGACCTTTACCGCAATCTGGACGCGATCAATAACGCCGCCACCGACGAAGAACGCAGCGCCGCCAACAAGCAGATGAGCCAGGTGGTCGTTAAATTGCGGCAGGACGCCAATCTTCTGCCCGACTCCGTCAAAAACAAGATCAAGGGCATCGCAGAGGATGCGGACAATCTCAATAAAGGCCGCATCCGTGCCTATTTGAACGACCTCTGGATGGCGGAGGTTTTGCCGTTTTGCCGGCAGGCCCTGAACGACCGTTATCCCCTGGCAGAGGACAGTGAAATCGACATCACCCTGGCGGATTTCGGCCAATTTTTCGGACCGGGCGGCATCATGGACACTTTTTTCCAGAAGAACCTGCAAATGCTGGTCGATTTGTCGCGCACTCCCTGGCGCTGGAACGACAAAGCCGGCGATATGTCGGCTGCAAGCCTGGCCGTGTTTCAGCAGGCCGCTCAAATCAAAAGAGCGTTTTTTACCGCAGGTCCCGAACCGGTTTTGAATTTCGAATTGAAACCGATCAACATGGATGCCGAGGCCGACCAGTCGTTACTGGACGTGGGCGGGCAGGAAATTCTTTATCGGTTTGGCCCGGCCCAGCCGACCGCGATGAAGTGGCCAAGCCCTGACAACAACGTGCAGGTTCGGCTGGATTTTCAGCCGCCGCCGGCGGACGGCGCCTCCGGTTTTACCCTGCAAGGGCCGTGGGCCTGGCTCAGAGCCCTGGATTTGCCGGCTACCCGGATTATCCGGACTCGCCGCCCCGAAATTTATCACGTCACTTTCGGCGTGGGAAGTCATTACGTCACCTACGAACTTCGCGCCATGAGCGCTTTTAATCCGTTCAATCTCAAGGAACTGCATAAATTCAAATGTCCTGATCGATTAAGTTAGCCACTACCAGTCATTCCATACAAAAAAGGGGTAAACGATGGCGGAAAACAGCCAGAAAAAATCAACCAGCGTGAGTGGATTCCTTTTCCACCTCATCCATGAGAATAAAAACGGCTTGAGAGCGGTTCCCGAAACGCCGCCTTTTATCCCGGAGAATCCGCATTTTAACCCTGCAATGCTGTGGCTGCCGATGGCGGATTCGCCTTCTGAATTAGAGGTGGTGGTTCCTCTTGTTTAAGAGTACTATGAGCTAATCCACTAAAAGGAGCACATCGCTATGGCCTCTCCTGACGTCCTGGAATTTGAACGTTTGCTCAAACCTGTTTCCGCAGATCAGCCGTGCGGAATTGATCTGCGCCAGGATTCGTCGACCACTTCGCTCTATCACGGCAACAACGCCATCAAGGACAGGCGCAAGAAAGCCGGGGAAATAGAACGTAAAATTCCCGTCAAGGAAGAAAACCAGGACGATTATTATTATTTTCGCCTAAGTCTCGATGAATGGCGGCAGGTCGACCGGCAAGCGCGCGTCATTCTGGCCGAACACAGCAAGGACCTGGAAGTGGCAACCTGGCTGATCGAGGCGTTGGTCCGAATCCATGGTTTTGCCGGGCTCCGCGACGGTTTCCGGCTGGCCTGCGAGTTGATCGAGCGTTATTGGGATCAGCTCTACCCCCTGCCCGATCCGGACGATGCTGTGCCCAGGGCATGGCCTCTGGTCGGACTGAACGGATTCGGCCAGGAAAGCGACAGTCCTTTGGTTAGAGCAATCTGGCGAGTCCCTTTGACCGAAGCCTCGGAGCGAATCAAGATTTCTCCCCTGACCTGGCTTGACCACAAAACTCGAAGCGATGCCGAAAGCGCCGTTAAGGAATCGTCGCCGGATTTTTTCAAGACGGCGCGCAGCGATTTGACCCAGTGCCAGGACTATTTTGCCAAACTCTGCCGGATTCTCGACGACAAATGCGGCCCCGGCAAATTTCCTTCGAGCCATATAAAAAAAGCGCTCGCCGACTGCCGGCAGGCCGTCCGCGAGTTAAGCAACGAAACCGAAGGCACACAAAATGAAGAGGCGGCTGAGCCTCAGGACTTGGCTGAAGGCAATGCCGCCGCGCCGGTGCCGACGCATTTGACCAGCCGCGAGAAAGCGCTGCAAACCCTGATCGACGTCGCCAACTATTTCGAGCGGACCGAGCCGCATTCGCCCCTGCCCTCCTTGTTGAAACAGGCCGTGCGCTGGGCGCGCATGCCGTATGCGGAATGGCTGAGCGAGGTGATCACGAACGACAGCGTCCGCACCGAGGTGTTCAAGTTGACGGGGGTTCGCCCGGAATCGAAATAGATTCGCATCATTTTCACACACAAAGGAGATCGATCCTATGTCAGAAAGCATCCATGAAAAACTGAAACGCGTGCGTAAACCCCGCGTGCACATCACCTACGAAGTCGAAACCGAGGGCGCGATGGTGTTGAAAGAACTGCCTTTTATCGTGGGCGTGATGGGCGATTTTTCCGGCAACAATCCGACGCAAGAGCTCAAGCCCCTGGCGGAACGTAAATTCATCCAGATCGACCGGGACAATTTCAATGCCGTCATGGAAAAGATGACGCCGGGCTTGAAGTTCAGGGTCGAGAATACGCTGGCGGGCAACAACACCGAAATGGCCGTGGAACTGGCCTTCAAATCCATGGACGATTTCGAGCCGGCCAACATCGTCAAACAGATCGACTCGCTCAAGAAACTGAAGGAAACGCGGGACAAACTCAGCGAACTGATGACCAAGGCCGACGTTTCGGTGGCCTTGGAAGGCATTCTGGAAAAGGTACTGGAAAAAACCGAAGAGGGTTCGAAACTCAAGCAGCTCGCCGGCGAACTGGGCATCGATACGGACCCGGGTCAAGACCAACCTCAACAGGAGAATAAGCCATGAGCACCGAACCGGAACAAGTTCAAGCCGACGTTCAGGAAACTTTGCAGGCGAAGGAGGCGCCCTCCGAGAGTCTGCTGGACCTGGCGATTACCGCGACCAAGAAAACCCAGCCTGATCGGGCCAAGGATTTACTGGACAACCTGGTCAAGGAAGCGCTGAAAGGCACGGTCAGTTGGGACAAGAACGTTACCGTTTCCATTACCAACGCCATCAAGAAGATCGACGCCGACATTTCGGAACAATTGGCGGCCGTGATGCACCATCCGGAATTTCTGAAGCTCGAAGGCACCTGGCGCGGCCTGAATTATTTGGTGATGAACAGCGAAACCGGAGAGAATCTAAAGATCCAGGTCCTCAACATCAGCAAAAAGGCCTTGCTCAACGATCTGGAAAAAGCGACCGAGTTCGACCAGAGCGAAATTTATAAAAAGATCTACACCAGCGAATTCGACATGCCGGGCGGGATGCCGTACGGCACCTTGATCGGCGATTACGAATTCACCAACCATCCGGACGACATGGCTTTGCTTCGCGGCATTTCCCAGGTGTCGGCCGCCGCGTTCGCGCCGTTCATCTCCGCCGCGGATCCCGGCTTGTTCGGCTTCGACAGTTGGACCGAACTGACCAAGCCGCGCGATCTGGCGAAAATTTTCGATTCCGTCGATTACATCAAATGGAAAAGCTTCCGGGACACCGAAGACTCCCGCTTCGTCACGCTGACCCTGCCGAGGACTCTGGCGCGTCTTCCTTACGGCTCGCTGACCAAACCCATCGAAGAATTTTCTTATGAAGAAGCGCCTCTGGGAGAAGTCCGGGATCAGGACGGCAAGGTCGTCAATCAATACCGCACCGAACAACCGCACGATCATTATTGTTGGATGAACGCGTCCTATGTGTTGGGCGCCCGCTTGACCGACGCCTTCGCCAAATACGGCTGGTGCACCGCGATTCGCGGCGAGGAAGGCGGCGGCAAGGTCGAGAATCTGCCGGCCGACCTCTTTACCAGCATGGACGGCGATCGGGATCTCAAATGCCCGACGGAAGTCGGCATTCCCGACCGGCGTGAATTCGAATTCAGCAATCTGGGTTTTCTTCCGCTGTGCCATTATAAAAATACCGATTTCGCCGTATTCTTCGGCGGTCAGACCACGCAAAAGCCGGTCAAATACGACCGCGACGCCGCCAATGCCAATGCCGCCATTTCGGCCCGCCTGCCCTACATTCTGGCCACTTCGCGGTTCGCTCATTACCTTAAAGTGATGGGCAGAGGCAAGGTCGGGTCTTTCATGGAAGCGGAAAATGCAGCCGAATGGCTGAACCGCTGGATTCAGAATTACGTCAACACCAATCCCAACGCAAGTCCGGAAATGAAAGCGCGCTATCCGCTCAGGGAAGCCAAAATTGTCGTGGAAGCCATTCCCGGCAAACCCGGCTCGTACAACGCCGTAGCCTGGCTGCGGCCCTGGCTGCAAATGGAAGAATTGAACGCATCCCTGCGCATGGTCGCAGAGATTCCGAAAGGCGCCAAATAGCGCGGCCGTTGCCGATTCCCGAACGATGACGGCCTCTCTATGCGAAGACCCGAACGCTGACTTGCAAACCGGGCAACGCCTGAGCGCTTTCCTGGCGGCGCCCGACTGGGCGTCGGCTTTGGCCGTCTGGCTCGGAAAAGAGGACTGCGAACGGCTGGCGGCCGACAAATGCGCCCTGATACGGCGTCTGCAGCGGGACATTGCCGATCTGGACGCGAGGATCGGAGAACAAGTCAACGCCATCCTTCATCATCCAAGCTTTCAGGCGCTGGAAGCGTCGTGGCGGGGATTGTCTTATCTGCACCGGACAACGCTGGCTCTCTCGTCCCGGAGCGTTCAGATCCGCGTGCTGACGATCACCTGGCGGGAACTGGCGCGCGATCTGGAGCGCGCCATCGAATTCGATCAGAGTCATTTTTTCCAGAAGATTTACACTCAGGAATTCGACATGCCCGGAGGCGAGCCCTATGGGTTGCTGATCGGCGATTATTACGTCCGGCACCGGCCCGAACCGGATCATCCGATTGACGACGTGATGGTGCTGCGTTCGGTAGCGGAGGTGTCGGCCGCGGCTTTCGCCCCTTTCATTGCCGGCGCCGATCCGGCCCTGTTCGGCCTGGACAGCTTTCAGGATCTGTCTCAGCCCCTCGATTTGCAGGCCATTTTCCGGCAGCACGAGGGGCTCGACTATTTCAACTGGCAGAATTTGCGAAAATCGGAAGACAGCCGTTTCATCGGACTGACTCTGCCGCGCATCCTGATGCGGCTTCCCTACGAAGACGACGGCTCCCGGCCGGACGGGTTTCATTTTCGGGAGACGGTGGAAGGGCGCGACGACCGAAATTATTTGTGGGGCAACGCCGCCTATGCGTTTGCTGCGGTCGCTCTTCAGGCCTTCGACAACAACGGCTGGCTGGCCGACATCCGGGGCGTGCGCCAGGACTCCGAAACAGGCCGGTTGCTGGCCGCCGGCGGTTTGGTCAGTGGCCTTCCGGTTCCCTGCTTCGCAACCGATCGCGACGGTTTGATTCCGAAATACTCGACCGAGGTCATGATCGGCGAATACCGGGAAAAGGAACTGGACGATCTCGGTTTTATCAGTCTGTGCCATTGCCGGGATACGGCATGGTCCGCTTTTTACAGCAACCCCTCCATACAATGGCCGAAGCAATACGACAGCGACGCAGCGACCGTCAACGCGCGCCTGACGGCGATGTTGCAATACACGTTGTGCGTATCGCGCTTTGCCCATTATCTGAAGCGGCTCGGACGATCCAAGACCGGCGCCATCACCCATGCCGAAGAGCTGGAAAATTTTTTAAGCAATTGGCTGCAACAGTATACGACCTCGCGGGACACCGCTTCGCTTGCCGAAAAAGCCCGTTACCCGCTGCGCGAGGCAAAAATCCGGATTAAGGAATATCCGGGCAAGCCGGGCAGTTATCTCTGCATCGCTCATCTGCGTCCTCATTTCCAGTTGGAGCAGCTCACCGCCGCCATCCGCCTGGAAACGGAAATCACTCCCACCACCTGATCCTCCGGAGATTCCACGAATGCTAACCGCAAGCCAACTCTACGAAGAAGGTCAATTAGCCCAGGCCGTTGCCGCTTTGAATGAAGACTTGCGCCGACAGCCATTGGACAACGGCAAACGCTATTTCCTGGCCGAATTGCTGTGTTTTGCCGGCGACTGGGAGCGGGCCGACAAGCAACTGGATCTGTTGATGCATCAGGATGCCTCGTTGCTGCCTGGCGTCCTGCTGTTTCGGCAACTGCTCAGGGCCGCCAAGGCGCGCGAGCAATTTTTCAAAGAAGGACGGCTACCCGAGTTTCTCGAAGAACCTTCCGCTCATTTGCAGTCTTATCTAAAAGCCTCGATCAGCATTCGGGAAGGCCGGCTACAGGAAGCTTCGGCGTTATGCGTTGAAGCGGAACGGCAAAGACCCGTCCTGCCGGGAATTTG from Methylosarcina fibrata AML-C10 harbors:
- the tssM gene encoding type VI secretion system membrane subunit TssM, with protein sequence MKKLLGIFKNRWFLSFLGLAAAAVLIWYLGPAVSVNDVTLLESPESRQWTIAAMLALWGLNQLRRHWQARRNERQLQEALKQASPDIVQSKSREEVEDLAQKFEESLQKLKNELGGSRFGSRYLYQLPWYIIIGRSRAGKTTSLKTANLNYIQKAQGVGSTQNCDWFFTDEAVLIDTAGRYVSQDIYHDVDKAGWHGFLDLLKKYRPRRPINGVLIAVSLGEMLQQNEVERAEHVLAVKTRLQELHDRLGIRFPVYLVFTKSDLLAGFVEFFDDLGPHERSQVWGLTLPLYADLHTPVAQVMADFSREFRKLEQCLNKRLLRRLQDERNNQLRDLIYTFPQQFGAIRPVIEQFLHSLCQPNMRKEIPMLRGVYFTSGTQVGTPIDRVMSAIAETFRVNRRLLSEFKSEGKSYFVKQLLQEVIFPEAGLANTNLYLERQRNWLQRLAFIGAFLLVGSLSSLWTISYLNNRNYIREVRKDLGELIAQSGELRPNQTGALNVLPLLETAANIPGGYAHPDPGLFYTFGLYQGNALGENASETYKQLLTDALLPRLLIRLEEELRHNAGNTETLYETLKIYLMLSEPKSGHFNKHLIQSWMQSDWQEHLPRNVSDDQRQLLGKHLTALLASYPGTLPFQPDSALIGQAQKQLRAVPLEQRVYAQLKTIGLRQGLPAFNASEEAAPNAVRVFERGSGKYLSEGVPGFYSYEGYHRVFLPSIEDRLDDTIEESWVMGNRDEASKPENRKHLVSEVRRLYLEDYARQWKAFLNDINIRPLPSADPQQAIEIVKILSDPGNSPLRKLLVAIDRETSLDRPAKEGADSAKPKKDSGLKKLWNKIPGAQTLTKEVGEATGLIEAQAGPNPVDEAFVDLHHLVQNGLDNLIHGLDDLYRNLDAINNAATDEERSAANKQMSQVVVKLRQDANLLPDSVKNKIKGIAEDADNLNKGRIRAYLNDLWMAEVLPFCRQALNDRYPLAEDSEIDITLADFGQFFGPGGIMDTFFQKNLQMLVDLSRTPWRWNDKAGDMSAASLAVFQQAAQIKRAFFTAGPEPVLNFELKPINMDAEADQSLLDVGGQEILYRFGPAQPTAMKWPSPDNNVQVRLDFQPPPADGASGFTLQGPWAWLRALDLPATRIIRTRRPEIYHVTFGVGSHYVTYELRAMSAFNPFNLKELHKFKCPDRLS
- the tssA gene encoding type VI secretion system protein TssA, which produces MASPDVLEFERLLKPVSADQPCGIDLRQDSSTTSLYHGNNAIKDRRKKAGEIERKIPVKEENQDDYYYFRLSLDEWRQVDRQARVILAEHSKDLEVATWLIEALVRIHGFAGLRDGFRLACELIERYWDQLYPLPDPDDAVPRAWPLVGLNGFGQESDSPLVRAIWRVPLTEASERIKISPLTWLDHKTRSDAESAVKESSPDFFKTARSDLTQCQDYFAKLCRILDDKCGPGKFPSSHIKKALADCRQAVRELSNETEGTQNEEAAEPQDLAEGNAAAPVPTHLTSREKALQTLIDVANYFERTEPHSPLPSLLKQAVRWARMPYAEWLSEVITNDSVRTEVFKLTGVRPESK
- the tssB gene encoding type VI secretion system contractile sheath small subunit; this translates as MSESIHEKLKRVRKPRVHITYEVETEGAMVLKELPFIVGVMGDFSGNNPTQELKPLAERKFIQIDRDNFNAVMEKMTPGLKFRVENTLAGNNTEMAVELAFKSMDDFEPANIVKQIDSLKKLKETRDKLSELMTKADVSVALEGILEKVLEKTEEGSKLKQLAGELGIDTDPGQDQPQQENKP
- the tssC gene encoding type VI secretion system contractile sheath large subunit, translated to MSTEPEQVQADVQETLQAKEAPSESLLDLAITATKKTQPDRAKDLLDNLVKEALKGTVSWDKNVTVSITNAIKKIDADISEQLAAVMHHPEFLKLEGTWRGLNYLVMNSETGENLKIQVLNISKKALLNDLEKATEFDQSEIYKKIYTSEFDMPGGMPYGTLIGDYEFTNHPDDMALLRGISQVSAAAFAPFISAADPGLFGFDSWTELTKPRDLAKIFDSVDYIKWKSFRDTEDSRFVTLTLPRTLARLPYGSLTKPIEEFSYEEAPLGEVRDQDGKVVNQYRTEQPHDHYCWMNASYVLGARLTDAFAKYGWCTAIRGEEGGGKVENLPADLFTSMDGDRDLKCPTEVGIPDRREFEFSNLGFLPLCHYKNTDFAVFFGGQTTQKPVKYDRDAANANAAISARLPYILATSRFAHYLKVMGRGKVGSFMEAENAAEWLNRWIQNYVNTNPNASPEMKARYPLREAKIVVEAIPGKPGSYNAVAWLRPWLQMEELNASLRMVAEIPKGAK
- the tssC gene encoding type VI secretion system contractile sheath large subunit translates to MTASLCEDPNADLQTGQRLSAFLAAPDWASALAVWLGKEDCERLAADKCALIRRLQRDIADLDARIGEQVNAILHHPSFQALEASWRGLSYLHRTTLALSSRSVQIRVLTITWRELARDLERAIEFDQSHFFQKIYTQEFDMPGGEPYGLLIGDYYVRHRPEPDHPIDDVMVLRSVAEVSAAAFAPFIAGADPALFGLDSFQDLSQPLDLQAIFRQHEGLDYFNWQNLRKSEDSRFIGLTLPRILMRLPYEDDGSRPDGFHFRETVEGRDDRNYLWGNAAYAFAAVALQAFDNNGWLADIRGVRQDSETGRLLAAGGLVSGLPVPCFATDRDGLIPKYSTEVMIGEYREKELDDLGFISLCHCRDTAWSAFYSNPSIQWPKQYDSDAATVNARLTAMLQYTLCVSRFAHYLKRLGRSKTGAITHAEELENFLSNWLQQYTTSRDTASLAEKARYPLREAKIRIKEYPGKPGSYLCIAHLRPHFQLEQLTAAIRLETEITPTT
- a CDS encoding type VI secretion system accessory protein TagJ, translated to MLTASQLYEEGQLAQAVAALNEDLRRQPLDNGKRYFLAELLCFAGDWERADKQLDLLMHQDASLLPGVLLFRQLLRAAKAREQFFKEGRLPEFLEEPSAHLQSYLKASISIREGRLQEASALCVEAERQRPVLPGICNGQAISDFRDLDDLTAGVLEVLTGAGQYDWFPLARIDSITLPPPRRPRDMLWRPAHVTLLNGPESDFFLPVIYPESETSETLRLGRSTEWLGGENAPVRGLGQRMFLAGDDVVSLMEIQELKLAQRRAGHD